A DNA window from Helianthus annuus cultivar XRQ/B chromosome 15, HanXRQr2.0-SUNRISE, whole genome shotgun sequence contains the following coding sequences:
- the LOC110914124 gene encoding senescence-associated carboxylesterase 101, translating into MVVVMAEIAEERRKIEKGDKGWGVVVVKWRSAVELFEHFHNDFEKIQNEVKDRKLVVTGIALGGYIAILYTLWLHHTIDEKRKPDSKITTRPICITFGSPLLGDKALESAISERPEWKSSFLNVVSTSDPFACFFSSNTRYKPIGTFVFCTQSSGHTTFEDNDAILAILDKMASSRSGSNPGISRQMHDYENDLRSIRSNVLYRGACEVAGELDSNALREGITLQFREIGALDISNDLIEKLMEGEHEKMRKRMNTKRLEGNLNKRKIKMAKMELFISSRRSRRGYYDRFKSGPMTIDELSGHNEIINSHESLNQYWDEFVKEKQLMPQKEGVSLRKRWLYSGNNYRRMFEPLYIAEYYKKGNISYIENRPNRYRLLEKWWNEDKKNLNPNERKEKGPNVNDDSCFWARVEEALISLRILTNGSSSSNGVCEKEQKLDNFMTYMMHSVNDYSLSSDTFLEGSSLMQWWREYNAYKKGLCTSKFAEYMKSGRYKSYQ; encoded by the exons atggtggtggtgatggcggAAATTgcagaagaaagaagaaagattGAAAAAGGAGATAAAGGGTGgggtgtggtggtggtgaagtGGAGAT CTGCtgttgagttatttgagcatttCCATAACGACTTTGAAAAGATCCAAAACGAG GTAAAAGATAGAAAGTTGGTAGTCACTGGAATTGCTTTGGGTGGATACATTGCTATTCTTTACACACTATGGTTGCATCATACCATTGATGAGAAAAGGAAGCCTGATTCTAAGATAACCACACGTCCCATTTGCATCACATTTGGTTCTCCTCTTCTAGGTGATAAAGCCCTTGAAAGCGCCATCTCCGAACGCCCAGAATGGAAATCTAGTTTCCTAAATGTGGTTTCGACTTCAGATCCTTTTGCTTGCTTTTTCTCGTCAAATACTCGATATAAGCCTATTGGTACCTTCGTGTTTTGCACGCAATCAAGCGGGCACACGACATTTGAAGATAATGATGCAATCTTGGCTATTCTAGACAAGATGGCATCATCAAGATCAGGAAGCAATCCAGGAATTTCTAGACAAATGCATGATTACGAGAATGACTTGCGTTCAATCAGAAGCAATGTATTATATCGGGGGGCTTGTGAAGTTGCCGGCGAGTTAGATTCGAATGCTTTAAGGGAAGGAATCACATTGCAGTTCAGGGAAATTGGTGCGTTAGATATATCGAATGATCTGATTGAGAAATTAATGGAGGGTGAACATGAAAAGATGAGAAAACGCATGAACACAAAAAGGCTTGAGGGGAATCTAAACAAAAGGAAGATAAAAATGGCAAAAATGGAATTGTTTATAAGCTCCAGGAGATCGAGACGGGGTTACTATGATCGCTTCAAGAGTGGACCAATGACGATAGACGAATTATCGGGCCATAACGAAATTATTAACAGTCATGAAAGCCTGAATCAGTATTGGGACGAGTTTGTTAAAGAAAAGCAACTGATGCCACAAAAAGAAGGCGTTAGTTTGCGCAAGCGTTGGCTCTATAGTGGAAACAACTACAGAAGGATGTTCGAGCCACTATACATAGCAGAATACTACAAAAAGGGCAACATAAGCTACATAGAGAATAGACCTAACCGCTATAGGTTGTTAGAGAAGTGGTGGAATGAAGATAAGAAGAACTTGAATCCAAATGAGAGGAAAGAAAAGGGTCCTAACGTTAACGATGATTCTTGCTTCTGGGCTCGCGTAGAGGAAGCATTGATTTCGTTGAGGATCTTGACGAATGGAAGCTCAAGCAGCAATGGAGTATGTGAAAAGGAGCAAAAATTAGATAACTTTATGACTTATATGATGCATTCGGTCAATGATTACTCGTTGTCATCGGATACTTTCTTGGAGGGAAGCAGTTTGATGCAGTGGTGGAGGGAGTACAATGCCTACAAAAAAGGTTTGTGTACTTCAAAGTTTGCTGAATACATGAAAAGTGGGAGATACAAATCGTATCAGTAG
- the LOC110914122 gene encoding uncharacterized protein LOC110914122, producing the protein MLKLILEAKSLEETIIDGNKTSLQEKAKVITFLRHHLDEDLKREYLTVEDPLELWKNIQERFDHLKLVLLSKTHCEWAHLRLRDHKTVSEYNSALFRITSKFKLCGEQITDEDMLEKTFSTLHTSNMLLAQYYRERKFTKYTDLIPCLLAAEQNNKLHLQKQ; encoded by the coding sequence ATGCTAAAACTCATTTTAGAAGCAAAGAGTCTAGAAGAGACGATCATTGATGGGAATAAAACCTCCCTTCAAGAAAAAGCTAAAGTTATAACATTCCTCCGTCATCATCTTGATGAAGACCTGAAGAGGGAATACCTTACTGTCGAGGACCCTCTCGAGTTATGGAAAAACATTCAAGAACGATTTGACCACCTGAAGTTGGTTTTACTCTCTAAAACTCACTGTGAATGGGCTCATTTAAGGCTACGAGATCATAAAACTGTTAGTGAGTACAACTCTGCCCTTTTTCGCATCACCTCTAAGTTTAAATTATGCGGTGAACAAATCACCGATGAAGACATGTTAGAGAAAACTTTCTCAACGTTGCATACATCAAACATGCTCCTCGCGCAGTATTACAGAGAACGTAAATTTACAAAATACACTGATCTAATACCATGTTTGTTGGCCGCGGAACAAAATAACAAGCTCCATCTACAAAAGCAGTAA